TCTCTATTCTCACACCAAACTCTCTTATTTGTATATCCTCATTTATTGATACATTATATAATTTCTTAAGATAAGATAAATTCGTATCAATGTTTATGCTAACATCAGGGTACACTTTTGTTTGGACCGTGTTATTGGTGTAATTTTCATCTTCTAGCAAAAACGTGTTGTCATGTGGCTCCTTAAACAATATCAAATTTTTTATCTTATTCACTCGTTTTCACCTCAAGTGATATATTACCCAATACTTTTTTTATATATGCATAGGTCAATTTTAATACCTTTTAGCTACCTCTATATGGTGATTTATATTTATATTAGTTAATGCTTCCATTATGTTTTTGTCTCCTCTTATTTGAGAAATTTGATATACATCATTCCCGTTACTATCCATATCCGACGTCTTTGCCCCATACTGCAACAACAATTTTACAACATCCTTTCCCCAATATTTTACAGCATATACCAATGCCGTACCATATTCTCCTCTTGCATTAATGTTAGCCCCATTCTCTAGCAATAGTTTTGCTATTTTGAAATTATTTTTTTCGTTTTTTATATAAGTCAAAAATGTATATATAAGTGCAGTTGCCCCATTCTTTGTTTTCGCATTAACGTTTGCTTGGTGTTCTATCAAATATTGCGCTACTTCAAATGACTTAAATTCGCATGCATACATTAATGCTGTTTGATTGCATCTACCCTTTTCATTCACATTCGCTCCTCTTTCTACTAATATCTTTACCACCTCAAAATTGTTTTGTTCGCATGCAATCATAAGCGCCGTATTCCCATTGCTTGCTCTATCATCTACGTTGGCACCAATGTCTAATAAAAATATTATCGCTTTGGGGTTCTTATTTTTACATGCCTTTACCAAAAGAGAATCTCCATTTATATCTTTCTCATTCAAATTTATACAATTATATTTATGTAATATATTAAGTGCTTTCATATCGTCATTTTTAAGCAAATATTCTTGCAATATCATACCTTCATTTTTTATCATCAATATGGATTTATTCTTACTTATGATTTTTATTTGATCTTCTATCTTTTTGCAACTCTTAACTTTATCTAACATTTTTTTTATGTTTATAAGGTATCCTTCATCTACCAGCATTCTATATATAGCCTCAAATTTCATTATCCTACTTTGACCACAAAATATATTCGCCGCGAAAAAATCTGATATCTCACACTCTTCTCCACTATTACGAAAATAATTTGTGGCCCAATTCAATATATGATTGTAAAATTCTCCTTCGTTTTTACATTTATCTCTTACATCATTTAACATCTCATGTAATAACAGTTCTTCTAAATCTATTGTTTTTATAAATCTTTCTATGTCTCTTTTTTCGATATTTATACCATATGGATCAGTTTCTTGTGGCACTGGCACATTAAAATTATATTTACTGTTTAAATATTTTTTGAAAAAATCCTCCATATGTGGATCAGTAAATTCTCTTCTTCCTGTCTTTATATAAACTTCATTCATTAATTTATTTGCAAGTTTTATCCTAGCATTTAAAAAAAGTTTGTCTAATGCACGTCTTAATGGATTTGGGTCTTCCTCTATTTTTATCTTACCTTGCGTTATGCTTTCGACATGTTCTCCTAACATACACACTATTTCAACAATCCCTCTTCTTTGGCCTGTAATGCAAACATCTCCCAAACTCGATAATAGATCCACAATTCCATATACTTGCGTATTATCTAAATCATCACTTGACTCTATAATCTTTGCAATACAAACCAATGCATTGGCATATATTTCATCATTTACAATACTACTTTTATATAATTTTTTTATACCAGCACTATTAAGGCAAAATTTAGCATCCCTTAGTTTTAATATTATATTCTGATAAATTAATCTACTAAGCTTTTGTGTTAGTTTTGAATAGTTAAGATTCCCAAACTGTCCTAAAATATCATCAACACCCCCTTTTTTATACGCTCTTTTTGTTAGTTTAGTTTTCATAGGTAATTTCCGAATAAAATATGTGATGTTGTTTTCCATTTTTTTAAACACCCAAATAATATATGTTTTTATAATATATGCAATATATTTTTTGCTTGACACAATGCTTTTCTACATTTAGTATAGTAGTTAGTTGACATTTTCAACACAATTAAACAACTCAAGGGAGATGTATTTTAAATGGCACAGCGAACTCATATATCAAATGATGAAATGCCAAATTTTTTAATAGATTACTTAAATTATTTAGAAACAATAAAAGGAAAATCTAAGAATACTATACTAGCCTATTCTTACGACTTAAGACTATTCTTACGATTTATTAAAGTACATAAACAATTAGTTGATAAAGATAACTTCGAAGATATTTCAATAAAAGATTTTTCCACAGAAACTTTAGAGGATATCACTTTAAGCGATTTATACTCTTTTTTGTCCTTTGTAAATAGAGAACGCACCAACTCTTCTTACGCTCGTGCTAGAAAAGTCGCTAGTCTTAAATCATTTTTTAACTATCTAACAAATAAAGTAAAGATTGTATCGCTAAATCCTACTCGTGAATTGGAATCACCTAAAATACTAAAAAAACTCCCTCGCTATTTAAATGTCGCTGAAAGCAAGAATCTCTTAAATTGTGTAGCATCACAAAAAAGTGCTCACAAATTTCGTGACTTTGCAATGTTAACACTCTTTTTAAACTGTGGCATGCGTTTGTCTGAACTTGTGGGAATAAACTTAGACGACATAAGAAACAACACTATATCAGTCACTGGTAAGGGGGGAAAAGAACGCATAATCTACTTAAATCACGCTTGTGTCGATGCATTGAATAATTATCTAACTCAAAGACCTATTGACGGAGTTATAGATAAAAATGCTTTATTTTTAAGCTCACGAAAAACCCGCATTAGCAAAAATACTGTTCAATTTATTGTAAAAAAATACATCCGTATGTCGGGACTTGATGCAAAAAAGTATTCTACGCACAAATTAAGACACACGGCCGCAACTTTGATGTATAAGCACGGCAAAGTAGATGTTCGCGCACTTCAAAAAATACTAGGGCATGAAACTTTAGCTACTACCCAAATCTACACTCATTTAGATAATCAACAACTACAAGATGCATTAGACAATAATCCATTGGCCGACTTCAAGCCAAAAGATTCTTCAAATACTACAGATTAAATTTTTTGTCTAGAAAATCTATAAAAAAACTCTGGTCAAAATACTTAAAAACCAGAGCTATTTTTGTCTACATTCCTCTTCCCATATTATGTTCTATTTTAGGAGGAATAATTTTTTTATTTACCTTAGCTACATATATATTAGTTAACTCTTCCACAAAATTCTTTATTTTCTTGTCAAATTTAGAATCATACTTTTTATAAATATTCTTAGCTAACATAAGACATTCTCTTAAACTCCCTATTTTGTCCTCTCTTTTTGCCTTGTCTCTAAAAAACTTTATATATTTATCTAACATATTCATATTCTCATTATCTGCTGCAGCTTGTAATATAGGGAAACAATATTTTATATCTATTTTGATCCCTCTGTCTATCAACAAATTCACCATATTAGCATCATGCTTCCAACACGCATAATCTAATACATTATGCCCTTCTCTATCTCTTTCATCTATATTAGCACCCTCATCTAACAACTTTTCAACTTCCTCTAAATTGCCATTCCAACATTGCTTTTGTAAATTGGTTGATCCAAATACCTTTTGTATCTCAAATTTCTTTTCATAAGCACCATTTTTTATTAAGTATATACATATATCTGGATCCTTCGACACCAACGCTCTATATAATGGATTACGTCCAGCTTCGTTTTCTATATTTAAATTAGCTCCATGTTCCACCAAACTTTTTACTAAGTCTAGATTTTTTCTCTTACACGCTATATATAACGGAGTACGTCCATTATAATCCTTACAATCCACATCGGCGCCATTTTCAATTAAATATTGGGCCATCTTAATATTATTTTTTTTGCATGAATAAATCAGTGCCGTTGTATCATCATCAGCTTTTAAATTAACATCTGCCTTCATACCTACTAAATATTTCACTATATTAAGGTCTCCGTTAACACATGCTCTATAAAGTGGCGTATATCCATCATCATCCACTTTATTTATATCTGCACCACTCTCTACTAAATGCTTCACTATATCAAGGCCTCCCCTAATACATGCCATATGTAGTGATGTAAATCCATTATCATCCACTTTATTTATATCTGCACCATTTTCTACTAAATGCTTTACTATATCAAGATTTCCACTCTCACACGCTACGTATAATGGTGTATGTCTATTAACATTCTCTTTATTTACATCTGCACCCATATCTACCAAACACTTCACTATATCAAAATCTCCCAGCATACATGCTATATGTAATGGTGTATGTCTATCAACATCTTCTATATTTATATCTCCACCACTCTCTACTAAAAATTTTATTAAATCTGGATTCTTTCCAAAACATGCATTGTGTAAAGGGAATTCTCCATTTTCATCTTCTTCATCAATTTTTAGCCCTCTATTTACTAACTCTTTTACTTCTTCCAAATTACCTTTACAGCATCTGTCTCTAAAAATTCTTTTAGTTTCCTCAATTTCTCCATATTCTTCTATCTCGGCTATATTCTCTTCCACACCATTCTCTCTTTCTCTAACTGGTGCTTTTGTCTTAACTATATTTACTAAATTCATCCAGAATTTTTTTAGCTTATCTATAAATTTTTGTCCAACAGTTTTTAATAATTTCCCAACACCTTCTATTGCATTAATCAACTTAACAAAACCATCACTCATGTTTTTACCTATATTTTCAAAAATACGGATGCATTTGTCTATTAGCCTTTCATCCTCTTCTTTTATTGCAACATCAAGTAAAGGTACGCACATGTCCATATCAAGATTAATTCCTCTATCAATTAGTAAATCTATCATCCTAGCATCATTTCTCCAACACGCATAATCTAATACATTATACCCTTCTCTATCTTGTTCGTTTATATTAGCGCCTTCATCTAACAACCTTTCAACTTCCTCTAAATTACCATCCCAACATTTTTCCTGCAAATCGGTTGCTCCATACATTTCTTTTATACTCACTCTTGGATCGTATGCACCTTTTTTTATTAGATAATTTGATACCTTGTATGCAGCTATTGTATCAGCCAAATACAGTGGTGTCTTTTTTTCTCTGTTATGCACATTTACATCAGCTCCACTATCCACTAGATACTTCACTATATCCGTATTTTGTCCTAAACATGCGTACATTAACGGAGTATCTCCTATATTATTTCTTTTATGTATCTGTGCTCCCTTGTTAATTAAGTAAATAACAATATCTAAATCTCCTTCCTTACAAGCTTTATATAAAGGAGTATCTCCATTAGTAAGTTCTCTATTTATATCAGCCCCATTTTCTATTAAAACTTTTACTATTTCCAAATTACCCTTAGCACAGGCTATATATAAAGGAGTCCTACCCATACTATCCTGAATATTTATTTTTTCCCCGGAAATTATCTTCTGCTTTACTAATTCTAAATTATTTTTTTCACATGCTTCAATCAAACTCATCCTAATCATCTCCTTCTCATTAGGTTATAATTATAACAATATCCCCCCTGTAGTATACAACAAAAGAACATAATTGTCCTTTTTTATACATTAATTTTACATCTACTTTGTATATACACCACTGGACACCCAGAAATAATCTCCGAATGCCCAGTTCTCAATGTCAATCAATATAACTTACAATACTACTTTTATACAACAAACTTCTTAATTTGTTCTACAAAGTCATCGCACTTGTCTGAGAAAATCTCAACTTTAATAGGTTTTGATAAATCTAAACTAAATATTCCCATTATAGACTTTGCGTCTACCACATACCTACCTGACGATAAATCAACATCGTATGGGCACTTACTAACAACGTTCACAAAATCCTTCACATCATCAATTGTCTTTAGTTGTACTTGTAATTCTTTCATTCTAAATTCCTCGCTTTCTTATATACACAAAATTTGAACTTGATACCATTATAACTTTGTTCCTCACTAGCTTTAACTAAACTCCAATCTCTTATTTCATCTAAGTTGGCAAAAAATTTATCTGCCTTATATTCATTGTATATCTTGGTTACGTAAACCTCATCACAATATGGCAAAAACATATTATATATGCTCTCCCCACCTATGATAAAAACATCATCTCTATCATACTTATCTAGTATATGCAATGCTTGGTCTTTTGTTTTACATAACATAATATCTTTTTCTCGATACATATCTGATCTACTTAAAACTATATTGACCCTATCTTTTAAAGGCTCTTTATTCGGCAAAGACTCAAACGTAGCTCGACCCATTACAACTACCTTACCTACTGTAGTTTCCTTAAAAAACTTCATGTCAGAAGGTATTCTTTCTAGCAAATTCCCTTTAAATCCTATTCCCCAATTTTTGTCTACCGCAACTATCGCTTTCATCTAGATCCACCTTTTTGAGTTTATCTTTTCTAATCTCTCCAAAACTTTTTTATACATATCCTGATATTTCTCTTTTTTAGCCTTCTCCTGTAATACAACCTGCTCTGGTGCCTTGCTAATGAAACCTTGATTGCTAAGCTTACCGTTAACCCTCTTTAGCTCCATCTCTAAATTTTCTTTCTCTTTTTCTAACCTTTCTTGCTCTATTTCCCTATTTACCAAATCATCCATAGGAATATATATAAAAGCCTTTGAATTTACAACTGATGCGAAATCATTTAGATTGATTTCTTTTTCGTCCCTAACCTCAATCTCACTAGCATAAGCCAATTTTTCTAAAAATACAACACTATCTTTCAATAATTCCCTTACTTCGTCATCTTCTACTACAAACACAAGCTTCGTTTTCTTTGATGGTAATACATTCATTTGCGATCTTAAATTTCTTATTCCCTTTATACATTCCTTCAAAAACTCAACTTGCTCCTCTTCCTTACGATATTCACAATCTTTAGAAATTTCTGGCCATTTAGAAATCATTATACTCTCATCATCATGTTTTAAGTTCATAAATATCTCTTCTGTTATAAATGGCATGTATGGGTGCAACAATTTTAGCGCCTTTATTAATATATCATTTAATACAAAACAAGCTTCATTCCTTGTATCACAATCTTCGTTGTATAGTCTTGGCTTCACCATTTCAATATACCAATCACAAAATTCTTCCCAAATAAAATCATACACCTTCTGCAAAGCTATACCTAATTCAAACCTCTCAAGATTATCTGTTACCTCTCCTATCAGATTATTCATCTTGGATATAATCCATTTATCCTCTTTGGTAAATTTGTTCTTATCTACTTTAGCAAAATCTACATCGTCCTTAAAATTCATTATAACAAATCTTGATGCATTCCAAACTTTATTTGCAAAGTTTCTGCTAGATTCAACTTTCTCAGGTATATATCTAATATCACTTCCAGTTGAGTTCCCTATCATTAAAGAACACCTTAGTGCATCCGCTCCGTACTCATCTATTACTTCTAAAGGATCAACACCATTTCCTAAAGATTTACTCATTTTACGGCCCTCTTGGTCCCTAACTATACCATGTATTAATACGTGCGAAAATGGAGTCTTTCCTGTATGCTCTATCGCAGAAAAAATCATACGTGCTACCCAAAAGAATATAATATCATACCCTGTAACTAACACACTGGTAGGATAAAAGTATTTGTAGTCCTCAGTCTTTTCTGGCCAGCCTAATGTTGAAAAAGGCCAAAGCGCTGAACTAAACCACGTATCTAGCGTATCCTCTTCTTGTCTTATAGCTTTACTTCCACACTTAGTACATACTTTAGGAGCTTCTTTTGATACCATCATTTCTTCGCAATCACAGCAATAATATGCAGGTATTCTATGCCCCCACCATAGTTGTCTTGATATACACCAATCCTTTACATTATCCATCCAACTAAAATAATTCTTTGAAAATCTATCTGGTACAAACCTAACTTTTCCTTCCCTAACTGAAGCGTTCGCAGGCCCAGCCAAAGGCTCCATCTTAACAAACCACTGTTTTGATATCACAGGCTCTATTACTGTATTGCATCTATAGCAAACACCTACATTATGTTTGTGATCCTCTATTTTTTCTAATAATCCCAATTTATTTAGATCATCTATAATCTTCTTCCTTGCAGCATATCGGTCCAGTCCTTTATACTCCAATGCATTTTCATTCATCCGCGCATTATCGTCCATAACCTTTATTATAGGTAGATTATGTCTCTTACCCACTTCAAAATCATTAGGGTCATGTGCAGGCGTTATCTTTACTACTCCTGTTCCAAAATCTTTTTCTACGTAACTATCCGCTATAACAGGAATTTCTCTATTACACAATGGCAATATAACACTCCTACCCACTAAATTAGAATATCTATCATCATCGGGTGCTACTGCAATTGCTGTATCTCCCAGCATTGTCTCAGGCCTAGTTGTAGCTATAATAACATACTCGCTACTATCCTTTATTGGATACCTTATATGCCAAAAGTGTCCATCCTTTTCATCGTAGTTTACTTCCGCATCTGATATCGATGTGTTACAAGAAGGACACCAATTTATTATTCTCTCTCCCTTGTATATGTACCCCTTTTTATATAACTTCACAAAAACTTCTGCCACCGCATTAGACAATCCTTCGTCCATAGTAAATCTCTCTCTAGACCAATCACACGAACTTCCCAATTTCTTTAATTGCTCCACTATTCTACTTCCGTAATGTTCCTTCCAATCCCATGCTCTCTTCAAAAAACCATCTCTACCTACTTGTTCTTTTGATAAGCCTTCTTTTTTCATCGCTTCTACCACTTTTACCTCAGTTGCAATACTCGCATGATCTGTCCCAGGTACCCATAATGTACTATAACCCTGCATTCTTCTCCATCTAATCAATATATCTTGATATGTCTCATCCATGGCATGACCCATATGCAACTGCCCTGTTATATTAGGTGGTGGGATAACAATTGTATAAGGTTTTTTGTTTTTATCAACATGCGCTTTAAAATACCCTCTCTCCAGCCATCTTGCATACAACTTGTCCTCTATATCCTTTGGTTTATACTTCTTTTCCATCACTTACTCTCCCTTGCCTATTAAGATTTTGCCACCAATCTTGATGCACAATAGTTCTAAGATTAAATGGCAAATGCGATACATCTCCATCTATCTTTAAATCAAACTTACCTGTATCTGATTCATAATCAACTACAGTAACTGCTGTATTATCACACCAAGATACAGCCATCATATCCTTTAACTTAACCCCTGTAAATTTGCACTTTAACGCTTTTATAGCCGTACCATGCGTAACAATTAAAATTGTCTTTCCCTCATTTTCATGTATTATTCTATAAACTTCCCTTAGCAATCTTTCCTGGAAACCAACCATACTCTCCCCATTTGGCAACTCCACCAAATGCGGATTTTTCTCCCAATTATTATGCTCTAAAGGCCACATCTTGGGTATATCAGCCCAAGACACATCCTCCCAATCGCCACCATTTATCTCTTTTAATTGTTCAGATGTTTTTATTGGCAATCCTAGCTCTTTAGATATATAAGTCGCAGTCTTATATGTCCTGTTCAATACACTAGAATATAATACGTCTACTTTTAATTTTTTTAACCTACCTGCAACTAACTTTGCTTGTTCCTCACCCTTTTCGGTCAAATCTGAATTGTACCATCCATGGAAAAGTCTTTTTACATTTCCCTCTGCTTCTGCATGTCTTACAAATATCAATCTAGTTCTCATATAGCCTACTCCTTTTAAAATCTACTTCTTCCTTTTTCTTTTATCATAGACAGCTAAAATATCTCCTCCGTCTGATCTACCTATACTAACCTTAGGCTCACCCGTGTACTCATACTCTATTTCTTCTTCTTCTTCTTCTTCAATATCTTCATCCTCTTCTACATCATCGCCCTCTTCATCATCACTTCCTTCGCTGTCCTCGTCATCTTCCTCTTCATCATCTGACTGGGCAAAAGATATTTTTTCATCTATTTCCCTTATATTATCTTTTAACTTCCTCACAAGCTCACTTGTGGTATCTCTTACTTCATCATCTTTTTCATCTAAAAGGCCCTCTAATAGATCATTAACTTTGGATAAGAGCCTAATCTTTTCTTTTTCTAATAAATCTATGTCCTCTCTATTCAAAAAAACACCCCCTAGAATCATTATATTAATGCTCTTAAAATACCAAAATCTATACTATCAATTTTTTTCTTAGCTGACTCACTTTATATTTTACCATTTCCTCATCTATTGTCAACAACTGTTTGTTCTCCATTAATATTTTTCCATTAACTATTACAGTATCAACATCTTGTGCTTGCATCGAGTACACAATACCTAAAATATAATTCCCCTTTGGCGTATTATGAATTTTATCTACATCAACTATAACTAAATCTGCAACATTCCCCTCTTTTATAATACCTACATTTTTAAAACCTAGAGCTTTTGCCCCATTGACCGTAGCCATCTTTACAACATCTCTTGCCTTTAACACTGTAGGATCATTCATAATACCTTTATGCACCAATGACGTCAAATGCATTTCCTCAAACATATTAAGATTATCATTGCTCGCACATCCATCTGTACCTAAGGTAATATTTATTCCTTGATCATTCATATAAGGAATCCTAGCTATACCGCTTCCAAGCTTTAAATTGCTCGTAATATTGTGTGACACATTTACATCCTTCTTTTTAAGTAACCTTATATTATCATCATCTAAGTGAATACAATGTGCTGCAATAACTGGCACTTCAAAAACTCCGCATTCGTCCAAAATATTTACTGCATCCATACCATATTTTTCTTTGCATATACGCTGCTCTTCCTTTGTCTCAGCAATATGTATATGTATCCCTGTATTTAGGTCAGATGCTAGTTTTGCCGCCTCTTTTAATGAATTTCTATCATAAATATACGCTGAATGAATTTCTATATAAACTTTTATCCTTTTATCACACTTTCCATTCCATTCACTAAAATATCTATATGCACCGTCTAAATCTCTCGATACAGAGCCTACTCCATCTTTATTTAGTGACAATACACTCTTAGACAAATTCGCTCTAATCCCTGTACTATCCACAACTTTTGCAACTTCATCCATATAATAGTACATGTCAGCGAAAGTAGTTGTTCCACTCTTTATCATCTCCGCTACACCTAACATGGTCCCCCAATAAATAGCCTCATTAGTTAGCTTAGCCTCCACTGGAAATATCTTACTAAACAACCACTCTTCTAAGGGAATATCTGCTGCAAAATTTCTAAAAAGTGTCATGCCCGCATGCGTGTGTGAGTTGACAAGACCTGGCATAACAATTTTGTTTTTACCGTCTATAACTTTATCATATTTTCTCTCATCAACATGCTCATTATCTTTTGCTATACGCTCAATTATCCCATCTTTTATTGCTATACTTACATTCTCTACTGTTTTATTCCAATTAACTATACTTGTGTTCTTTATGAATATATTCAATAAACTTGCTCCTTATCCTATTTTTTACACTTCCATTATTATAGGCAATATCATCGGTCTTCTTTTGGTTTTCTCATACAAATACTCTTTTAAATCCTCTTTTATTAACCCTTTTTTAGTAGCCCAATCACTCTTCTTCTTGCCTTGAGTTTTATTTAATGCTTTTTTAGCAACATTCTTTATATCGTCCATTAACTTTTCTGACTCTCTTACATAAACAAATCCACGAGATATAATATCTGGGCCTGCAATTACAGATCCACTAGCCCCATCTATTGTTATAACAATAACAATCAATCCATCTTGCGATAAATGTTTTCTATCCCTTAGTACTATATTACCTACATCTCCAACTCCTAGTCCATCAACCAAAACTCTTCCCGCTTGCACAAAACCAGTTATTTGTGCCCTATCCTTTGTTAACTCCAAGGTTCTTCCTATTTCCATCAAAAATATATCCTTACTTGGCATACCCAAAGAGCTAACAAGCTCAGCATGTTTTCTCAAGTGCTTATACTCTCCATGCACCGGCATAAAAAACTTCGGCTTTACTAGTCTATGTATTATTTTAAGTTCCTCTTGGCAAGCATGACCAGAAACATGGATCTCTGCCAAATCTTCATATATAACATCTGCACCCTTCTTTAAAAGTTCATTTATAACTCTCGATATTAACTTTTCATTACCTGGTATTGGGGATGCTGATATAACTACCAAATCTCCAGGCACAATATCAACCTTTTTGTGTTCTGACACTGCCATCCTCGTTAACGCCGACATTGGCTCCCCCTGGCTTCCAGTAGTTATAATAACTGTTTTTTCTTGTGGATACTTCTTTATTGAATCTATTTCAACCAAAACACCTTCAGGCACACTCATATACCCCAGTTCTATCGCTACTTTTGCCATATTTAGCATACTTCGACCACATATAGCAACCTTTCGTCCATACTTTACTGCAGAATTTATCACCTGCTGCACCCTATGCACGTTAGATGCAAATGTAGCTACTATTATCCTATTCTTTGCCTCAGAAAATATCCTATCAAACGTTGCACCAACTGTCTTCTCAGACATCGTGTATCCTTTTCTCTCTGCATTGGTGCTATCTGCCATAAGAAGTAATACTCCTTTTCTTCCAAGCTCTGCAAACCTTATTAAATCT
This portion of the Clostridiales bacterium genome encodes:
- a CDS encoding valine--tRNA ligase; amino-acid sequence: MEKKYKPKDIEDKLYARWLERGYFKAHVDKNKKPYTIVIPPPNITGQLHMGHAMDETYQDILIRWRRMQGYSTLWVPGTDHASIATEVKVVEAMKKEGLSKEQVGRDGFLKRAWDWKEHYGSRIVEQLKKLGSSCDWSRERFTMDEGLSNAVAEVFVKLYKKGYIYKGERIINWCPSCNTSISDAEVNYDEKDGHFWHIRYPIKDSSEYVIIATTRPETMLGDTAIAVAPDDDRYSNLVGRSVILPLCNREIPVIADSYVEKDFGTGVVKITPAHDPNDFEVGKRHNLPIIKVMDDNARMNENALEYKGLDRYAARKKIIDDLNKLGLLEKIEDHKHNVGVCYRCNTVIEPVISKQWFVKMEPLAGPANASVREGKVRFVPDRFSKNYFSWMDNVKDWCISRQLWWGHRIPAYYCCDCEEMMVSKEAPKVCTKCGSKAIRQEEDTLDTWFSSALWPFSTLGWPEKTEDYKYFYPTSVLVTGYDIIFFWVARMIFSAIEHTGKTPFSHVLIHGIVRDQEGRKMSKSLGNGVDPLEVIDEYGADALRCSLMIGNSTGSDIRYIPEKVESSRNFANKVWNASRFVIMNFKDDVDFAKVDKNKFTKEDKWIISKMNNLIGEVTDNLERFELGIALQKVYDFIWEEFCDWYIEMVKPRLYNEDCDTRNEACFVLNDILIKALKLLHPYMPFITEEIFMNLKHDDESIMISKWPEISKDCEYRKEEEQVEFLKECIKGIRNLRSQMNVLPSKKTKLVFVVEDDEVRELLKDSVVFLEKLAYASEIEVRDEKEINLNDFASVVNSKAFIYIPMDDLVNREIEQERLEKEKENLEMELKRVNGKLSNQGFISKAPEQVVLQEKAKKEKYQDMYKKVLERLEKINSKRWI
- a CDS encoding ankyrin repeat domain-containing protein, giving the protein MENNITYFIRKLPMKTKLTKRAYKKGGVDDILGQFGNLNYSKLTQKLSRLIYQNIILKLRDAKFCLNSAGIKKLYKSSIVNDEIYANALVCIAKIIESSDDLDNTQVYGIVDLLSSLGDVCITGQRRGIVEIVCMLGEHVESITQGKIKIEEDPNPLRRALDKLFLNARIKLANKLMNEVYIKTGRREFTDPHMEDFFKKYLNSKYNFNVPVPQETDPYGINIEKRDIERFIKTIDLEELLLHEMLNDVRDKCKNEGEFYNHILNWATNYFRNSGEECEISDFFAANIFCGQSRIMKFEAIYRMLVDEGYLINIKKMLDKVKSCKKIEDQIKIISKNKSILMIKNEGMILQEYLLKNDDMKALNILHKYNCINLNEKDINGDSLLVKACKNKNPKAIIFLLDIGANVDDRASNGNTALMIACEQNNFEVVKILVERGANVNEKGRCNQTALMYACEFKSFEVAQYLIEHQANVNAKTKNGATALIYTFLTYIKNEKNNFKIAKLLLENGANINARGEYGTALVYAVKYWGKDVVKLLLQYGAKTSDMDSNGNDVYQISQIRGDKNIMEALTNININHHIEVAKRY
- a CDS encoding HPr family phosphocarrier protein, with the translated sequence MKELQVQLKTIDDVKDFVNVVSKCPYDVDLSSGRYVVDAKSIMGIFSLDLSKPIKVEIFSDKCDDFVEQIKKFVV
- a CDS encoding ankyrin repeat domain-containing protein, with the translated sequence MSLIEACEKNNLELVKQKIISGEKINIQDSMGRTPLYIACAKGNLEIVKVLIENGADINRELTNGDTPLYKACKEGDLDIVIYLINKGAQIHKRNNIGDTPLMYACLGQNTDIVKYLVDSGADVNVHNREKKTPLYLADTIAAYKVSNYLIKKGAYDPRVSIKEMYGATDLQEKCWDGNLEEVERLLDEGANINEQDREGYNVLDYACWRNDARMIDLLIDRGINLDMDMCVPLLDVAIKEEDERLIDKCIRIFENIGKNMSDGFVKLINAIEGVGKLLKTVGQKFIDKLKKFWMNLVNIVKTKAPVRERENGVEENIAEIEEYGEIEETKRIFRDRCCKGNLEEVKELVNRGLKIDEEDENGEFPLHNACFGKNPDLIKFLVESGGDINIEDVDRHTPLHIACMLGDFDIVKCLVDMGADVNKENVNRHTPLYVACESGNLDIVKHLVENGADINKVDDNGFTSLHMACIRGGLDIVKHLVESGADINKVDDDGYTPLYRACVNGDLNIVKYLVGMKADVNLKADDDTTALIYSCKKNNIKMAQYLIENGADVDCKDYNGRTPLYIACKRKNLDLVKSLVEHGANLNIENEAGRNPLYRALVSKDPDICIYLIKNGAYEKKFEIQKVFGSTNLQKQCWNGNLEEVEKLLDEGANIDERDREGHNVLDYACWKHDANMVNLLIDRGIKIDIKYCFPILQAAADNENMNMLDKYIKFFRDKAKREDKIGSLRECLMLAKNIYKKYDSKFDKKIKNFVEELTNIYVAKVNKKIIPPKIEHNMGRGM
- a CDS encoding dihydrofolate reductase — protein: MKAIVAVDKNWGIGFKGNLLERIPSDMKFFKETTVGKVVVMGRATFESLPNKEPLKDRVNIVLSRSDMYREKDIMLCKTKDQALHILDKYDRDDVFIIGGESIYNMFLPYCDEVYVTKIYNEYKADKFFANLDEIRDWSLVKASEEQSYNGIKFKFCVYKKARNLE
- a CDS encoding tyrosine recombinase XerC, whose protein sequence is MAQRTHISNDEMPNFLIDYLNYLETIKGKSKNTILAYSYDLRLFLRFIKVHKQLVDKDNFEDISIKDFSTETLEDITLSDLYSFLSFVNRERTNSSYARARKVASLKSFFNYLTNKVKIVSLNPTRELESPKILKKLPRYLNVAESKNLLNCVASQKSAHKFRDFAMLTLFLNCGMRLSELVGINLDDIRNNTISVTGKGGKERIIYLNHACVDALNNYLTQRPIDGVIDKNALFLSSRKTRISKNTVQFIVKKYIRMSGLDAKKYSTHKLRHTAATLMYKHGKVDVRALQKILGHETLATTQIYTHLDNQQLQDALDNNPLADFKPKDSSNTTD